One Alphaproteobacteria bacterium LSUCC0396 genomic region harbors:
- the petA gene encoding ubiquinol-cytochrome c reductase iron-sulfur subunit encodes MAKSDKNQNPAKGDVQEPGRRDFFVVATYAMAGLGAAAVAWPLIDQLNPAADTLALANIEVDVSKIAVGQSITVKWRGKPVFIRHRTADEIARANTTDIADLRDPQDDVTRAEKPEYLVLVGVCTHLGCVPLGQKTGEVRGDYDGWFCPCHGSHYDTSGRIRKGPAPTNLEVPPYNFLSDSVIRIG; translated from the coding sequence ATGGCTAAATCGGATAAAAACCAAAACCCCGCCAAAGGTGATGTTCAGGAACCCGGACGTCGCGATTTTTTTGTTGTGGCGACCTATGCGATGGCAGGTCTTGGTGCTGCTGCGGTTGCATGGCCACTGATTGATCAGTTGAACCCTGCCGCCGATACATTGGCGCTGGCGAATATCGAGGTCGATGTCTCGAAAATTGCCGTTGGACAGTCAATCACCGTGAAATGGCGCGGCAAGCCGGTTTTCATCCGGCATCGTACAGCTGATGAGATTGCCAGGGCCAATACGACTGACATTGCCGATCTTCGTGATCCTCAAGACGATGTGACGCGCGCTGAAAAGCCTGAATATCTGGTTCTCGTTGGTGTTTGCACGCATCTTGGTTGTGTGCCGCTTGGCCAGAAAACTGGTGAGGTACGCGGTGACTATGACGGCTGGTTCTGCCCATGTCATGGCTCACATTACGATACGTCAGGCCGGATCCGTAAAGGGCCAGCCCCGACTAACCTAGAAGTCCCGCCTTATAATTTCCTGTCCGACTCGGTTATCCGTATCGGCTAA
- a CDS encoding cytochrome c1 — MLKRIFAAILACTLAGPAMAAGGNVELQQRDWSFSGPFGTFDKAAMQRGFQAYREVCAGCHSLELIAFRNFADLGYNDAEIKAIAAQYEVQDGPNDDGEMFMRPGIAADRIPSPYPNDNAARAGNNGALPPDLSLIAKARANGPDYLFSLLAGYKEAPEGVTVPEGMHYNAAYPGNLIAMPQPLYGEDVTYSDGADNSVDAISSDLVQFLMWAAEPKMEVRKRIGVAAVFFLSIFVIFSYLAKRRVWADVH; from the coding sequence ATGTTGAAACGTATCTTTGCAGCAATCCTTGCCTGCACATTGGCAGGCCCAGCAATGGCAGCCGGTGGTAATGTTGAGCTTCAGCAACGCGATTGGAGCTTTTCAGGGCCGTTTGGAACCTTTGACAAAGCCGCTATGCAGCGTGGGTTTCAGGCCTATCGTGAAGTGTGTGCTGGGTGCCATTCACTCGAGCTGATTGCGTTCCGCAATTTTGCCGACCTTGGCTATAATGATGCCGAGATCAAGGCGATTGCCGCACAATATGAGGTGCAGGATGGCCCGAACGACGATGGCGAGATGTTTATGCGTCCCGGTATCGCGGCCGACCGTATTCCATCGCCTTACCCGAATGACAATGCAGCTCGTGCCGGTAACAACGGTGCCTTGCCGCCGGATCTGTCATTGATTGCCAAGGCACGTGCGAATGGCCCGGATTATCTTTTCAGCCTGCTTGCCGGTTATAAAGAGGCCCCTGAGGGCGTAACCGTGCCTGAGGGTATGCATTACAATGCAGCCTACCCTGGTAATTTGATTGCAATGCCACAGCCGTTATATGGCGAGGATGTGACCTATAGCGACGGTGCCGATAATTCGGTTGATGCGATTTCCAGCGATCTCGTGCAGTTCTTGATGTGGGCAGCTGAGCCAAAGATGGAAGTGCGCAAGCGGATCGGTGTTGCCGCGGTATTCTTCCTCAGCATCTTTGTGATCTTCTCATACCTCGCAAAGCGTCGGGTGTGGGCAGACGTCCACTAA
- the hemF gene encoding oxygen-dependent coproporphyrinogen oxidase, with the protein MADTARQTMSSIEQKKNAASDWFKALRDEICGVFEVIEDAGDDRDGAAGRFNRKPWQRDGGGGGEISLMHGRVFEKVGVNISTVFGTFSDDFKGQISGAEDDGQFWASGISLVAHMRNPHVPAAHMNTRFIVTSKNWFGGGGDLTPLLPDAAAGEEFHAALKAACDSHDTDYYPKYKKWCDEYFYLPHRDEPRGAGGIFYDNLNSGDWEKDFAFTRDVGTAFKNGYAEIVKARMGLPWTDDDRHAQLVRRGRYVEFNLLYDRGTLFGLKTGGNIEAILMSLPPEVRWP; encoded by the coding sequence ATGGCCGATACGGCGCGCCAGACCATGTCGTCAATTGAGCAAAAAAAGAATGCTGCAAGCGACTGGTTCAAAGCCCTTCGTGACGAGATTTGTGGTGTTTTTGAAGTCATCGAGGATGCTGGCGACGACCGCGATGGTGCCGCCGGCCGTTTCAATCGCAAACCCTGGCAGCGTGATGGTGGCGGTGGCGGCGAAATTAGCCTTATGCATGGCCGTGTGTTTGAAAAGGTAGGGGTGAATATCTCGACTGTTTTCGGCACTTTTTCTGATGATTTCAAGGGCCAGATCAGTGGTGCTGAGGATGATGGCCAGTTTTGGGCGTCGGGAATCTCGCTGGTTGCCCATATGCGCAATCCCCATGTGCCCGCCGCGCACATGAACACCCGTTTTATCGTGACCTCGAAGAACTGGTTTGGCGGCGGCGGTGATCTGACCCCGCTATTGCCGGATGCGGCGGCTGGCGAAGAATTTCATGCGGCGCTAAAGGCGGCCTGTGACAGCCATGACACTGACTATTACCCGAAATATAAAAAATGGTGTGATGAATATTTCTATTTGCCGCATCGCGACGAACCACGGGGTGCGGGCGGGATCTTCTATGATAATCTGAACAGCGGTGACTGGGAAAAGGATTTTGCCTTTACCCGCGATGTTGGCACTGCATTCAAAAATGGCTATGCCGAAATCGTCAAGGCGAGGATGGGTTTGCCATGGACCGATGACGACCGCCACGCCCAGCTGGTTCGGCGCGGCCGGTATGTTGAATTTAACCTGCTTTATGATCGGGGTACGTTATTCGGCCTGAAAACAGGCGGTAATATCGAGGCAATTCTGATGAGCCTACCGCCCGAAGTTCGTTGGCCTTAG
- a CDS encoding cytochrome bc complex cytochrome b subunit — MSAEKFQNPVVRWIDHRLPVFSMLDHEKYDYPVPKNLNYMWNFGVLAGMALAIMIVTGIVLAMSYTAHVDYAFESVERIMRDVNHGWLIRYIHMNTASFFFIVVYIHILRGLYYGSYKAPRELLWILGVVIFLLMMATAFMGYVLPWGQMSFWGATVITNLFSAIPVVGDSIVTLLWGGFSVDNATLNRFFSLHYLLPFVISGVVVLHIVALHRFGSNNPIGIDASGPQDTISFHPYYTMKDMVGIAVFLLLLAMTVFFFPNAMGHPDNYIPANAMQTPAHIVPEWYFLPFYAILRAVPDKLGGVLLMFGAIAVLFILPWLDKSPVRSARFRPLFRIFFWLFLIDAILLGYLGGKPAEGIYVTLSRIATAWYFLHFLVILPLLSMFETTKPLPKSISEPVLGSSGRSA, encoded by the coding sequence ATGTCTGCTGAGAAGTTTCAAAATCCGGTTGTGCGATGGATTGACCATCGGTTGCCGGTCTTTTCCATGCTTGATCATGAAAAGTATGATTATCCGGTTCCAAAGAACCTGAACTATATGTGGAATTTTGGTGTGCTGGCCGGTATGGCGCTGGCCATCATGATCGTCACCGGCATTGTGTTGGCGATGAGCTATACTGCGCATGTTGATTATGCGTTTGAATCAGTCGAGCGGATCATGCGTGACGTGAACCATGGCTGGCTGATCCGTTATATTCACATGAATACAGCGAGCTTCTTCTTTATCGTTGTCTATATCCACATTCTACGCGGCCTCTACTATGGGTCGTACAAAGCCCCGCGTGAATTGCTGTGGATTTTGGGCGTGGTGATTTTCTTGCTGATGATGGCGACTGCCTTCATGGGCTATGTGCTGCCTTGGGGCCAGATGAGCTTTTGGGGTGCGACAGTGATTACCAACCTATTCTCGGCAATTCCGGTTGTTGGTGACAGCATTGTGACGCTGCTTTGGGGCGGGTTTTCGGTTGATAACGCAACCTTGAACCGGTTCTTCTCGCTGCATTATCTGCTGCCATTCGTGATTTCTGGCGTGGTCGTTCTGCATATTGTGGCGCTGCACCGGTTTGGATCGAACAACCCGATTGGTATTGATGCCAGCGGCCCGCAAGATACAATCTCGTTCCATCCTTACTATACAATGAAGGATATGGTCGGTATTGCGGTTTTCTTGCTGCTGCTTGCAATGACCGTGTTCTTCTTCCCGAACGCAATGGGTCACCCGGATAATTACATTCCAGCCAATGCGATGCAGACACCAGCGCACATCGTGCCTGAATGGTACTTCCTGCCTTTCTATGCGATCTTGCGGGCAGTGCCTGACAAGCTGGGCGGCGTGTTGTTGATGTTTGGTGCGATTGCGGTGCTGTTCATCCTGCCGTGGCTGGATAAATCACCAGTTCGCTCGGCGCGGTTCCGTCCGTTATTCCGTATCTTCTTCTGGCTGTTCCTGATTGATGCTATTTTGCTGGGCTATCTTGGTGGCAAGCCGGCTGAGGGAATTTATGTCACATTGTCACGGATTGCGACGGCGTGGTACTTCCTGCATTTCCTCGTCATCCTGCCGTTGTTGAGCATGTTCGAAACAACGAAACCTTTGCCAAAATCCATTTCGGAACCGGTACTTGGATCATCGGGGAGGTCAGCGTAA